In Actinomycetota bacterium, a single window of DNA contains:
- a CDS encoding DUF3842 family protein, with amino-acid sequence MKILVVDGAGGSIGQQIVARLREQLPDKIEIIVLGTNAIAASNMMKAGANRGASGENAFRITAPEAAVIIGPISVIMPNSFMGELTAAMAESLSLSKAKKILLPMSQPHIDIVGASNLPLPHLMDEMLRMVKSTLTGNKTSRVVEVKGNV; translated from the coding sequence ATGAAAATACTCGTAGTAGACGGGGCCGGCGGCAGCATAGGCCAGCAAATCGTCGCCAGGCTCAGGGAGCAACTCCCCGATAAGATAGAGATAATAGTGCTCGGGACGAACGCGATTGCGGCGAGCAATATGATGAAGGCGGGGGCGAACCGCGGGGCGAGCGGCGAAAACGCCTTTCGAATAACCGCGCCCGAGGCCGCCGTTATAATCGGCCCGATATCGGTAATCATGCCCAATTCGTTTATGGGTGAGCTTACCGCCGCGATGGCGGAGAGCTTATCGCTGTCGAAAGCCAAGAAAATCCTGCTGCCGATGAGCCAGCCGCATATCGACATCGTGGGGGCGAGCAACCTGCCGCTCCCCCACCTCATGGACGAGATGCTCAGGATGGTCAAGAGCACGCTCACCGGCAATAAGACCAGTAGAGTTGTGGAGGTTAAAGGGAATGTGTGA
- a CDS encoding C40 family peptidase, which yields MTSPATANPQNTGRQAEVRKIKSQISQIDQRLDVVVEEYNSATHSLNNTKSELKIVSAKLVEAERESSQRQAAINKRVASLYREGGLSYLEVLLNTTDLDQFLYCLELVERLADRDARIIADLKESKKEAATHKAALVEKESAQKAFLTELQVKKSNIQAQLNDRNKLLARIGKEIANERRVEARKQAQMRDKIKVSYNRGGGVSVSRGEGRSGAVGIAMGELGKPYSWGAGGPNSFDCSGLTRYVYGQLGVSLPHSSRAQYNSGRRVSRDDLQSGDLVFFARGGTISHVGIYVGGGSFIHAPQTGDVVKISSLGRHGGYVGAVRP from the coding sequence GTGACCTCACCGGCAACCGCGAATCCGCAAAACACCGGCAGACAAGCGGAAGTCCGCAAAATCAAGTCTCAGATAAGCCAAATCGATCAACGGCTCGATGTGGTTGTCGAAGAGTACAACTCAGCGACCCATTCTCTCAATAATACTAAGAGCGAACTCAAAATAGTCAGCGCTAAGCTAGTCGAAGCCGAGCGGGAATCATCCCAACGGCAAGCGGCGATCAATAAGCGGGTCGCATCCTTGTACCGCGAGGGCGGACTCTCGTATCTAGAGGTGCTCTTGAACACGACCGACCTCGACCAATTTCTATACTGTCTCGAACTAGTCGAGAGGTTGGCCGACCGCGATGCTCGTATTATTGCGGATTTAAAGGAGAGCAAGAAAGAGGCGGCAACGCATAAAGCGGCGCTAGTCGAAAAAGAGAGCGCGCAAAAAGCGTTCCTCACCGAATTGCAGGTCAAGAAGAGCAATATCCAGGCCCAGCTCAATGACCGGAACAAGCTTTTGGCCCGTATCGGCAAGGAGATCGCGAACGAGCGCCGTGTCGAGGCAAGAAAGCAAGCCCAAATGCGCGACAAGATAAAGGTTAGCTACAACAGGGGCGGCGGCGTTTCCGTATCGCGAGGCGAGGGACGCTCGGGTGCCGTAGGTATCGCGATGGGAGAGCTTGGCAAGCCTTATAGCTGGGGCGCCGGCGGACCCAATTCGTTCGACTGCTCGGGTTTGACCCGGTACGTCTATGGCCAATTGGGTGTCAGCCTGCCGCATTCGAGCAGGGCGCAGTATAACAGCGGCCGTCGAGTCAGCCGCGACGACCTTCAATCCGGAGACCTCGTCTTCTTTGCGCGCGGCGGTACGATATCGCACGTCGGCATCTATGTCGGCGGCGGCAGTTTCATCCACGCCCCGCAAACCGGTGACGTCGTAAAGATCAGCAGTCTCGGTAGGCACGGCGGGTACGTCGGCGCCGTGAGGCCGTAA
- a CDS encoding peptidoglycan-binding protein, which produces MMRSFSKSDRGDEVVDIQIRLSKLGYNLGPSGVDGSFGDATEAAVVMFQRDRDLFVDGVVSDETWRALVEATYKLGDRLIYLRSPFFRGDDVKELQRNLNTLGFNTGQVDGVYGETTERAVREYQRNLGLQSDGIFGPSTHAAIENFRHLLKSEASAVYPDPHRNQDSALSIFENRLIVVNPIFIQYELEGPARDSAVETNRDLGIRLGNLLELLGARVVYLDGDAIGGFDGAADIYIEFSLNIAEDEEHSGSVVHYDDTFDEGAARSQVLAKILQDELVCALELQDLGVERAMLDVKPGQAVAAVRIKPFFSLKSDETAFLEEEILRQKIAVAVFDGISSYLQLY; this is translated from the coding sequence ATGATGCGATCTTTTTCCAAAAGCGACCGGGGCGACGAGGTCGTCGATATACAAATAAGGCTCTCCAAGCTCGGCTATAATCTCGGTCCGAGCGGTGTCGATGGGAGCTTCGGCGACGCGACCGAGGCCGCCGTTGTCATGTTCCAGCGCGACCGCGACCTCTTTGTCGACGGGGTCGTCTCCGATGAGACCTGGAGAGCGTTGGTCGAGGCGACTTACAAGCTCGGCGACCGTCTTATCTATTTAAGAAGCCCCTTTTTCCGCGGCGATGACGTAAAAGAGCTGCAGCGCAACTTGAACACACTCGGTTTCAACACCGGGCAGGTCGACGGCGTCTACGGCGAGACTACCGAGCGCGCGGTCCGCGAATACCAGCGAAACCTCGGGTTGCAGAGCGACGGTATCTTCGGTCCCTCGACGCATGCCGCCATAGAGAACTTCCGGCATCTTTTAAAGAGCGAGGCGAGCGCCGTCTATCCCGACCCGCACCGGAATCAAGACTCCGCGCTATCCATCTTCGAAAACAGGCTTATCGTTGTCAATCCCATATTCATACAATACGAACTCGAGGGACCCGCGCGGGATTCAGCGGTGGAGACCAATCGCGACCTCGGGATACGCCTCGGCAATCTTCTGGAACTCCTGGGAGCGCGGGTGGTGTATCTCGATGGAGACGCTATCGGCGGCTTCGACGGGGCGGCCGATATCTACATCGAGTTCAGCCTCAACATCGCCGAAGATGAGGAGCACTCCGGCAGTGTCGTCCACTATGACGACACATTCGATGAGGGCGCCGCGCGCAGTCAGGTGTTGGCAAAGATATTACAGGACGAGCTGGTCTGCGCCCTGGAGCTACAAGACCTCGGAGTCGAGAGGGCAATGCTTGACGTTAAGCCGGGTCAGGCGGTCGCGGCGGTTCGCATAAAGCCGTTTTTCAGCTTGAAATCGGATGAGACGGCGTTTCTCGAAGAAGAGATTCTTAGGCAAAAAATCGCTGTGGCGGTATTTGACGGCATATCCAGCTACCTGCAGCTTTACTGA
- a CDS encoding ABC transporter ATP-binding protein: MHTVIQAVGLTYRYPDGTAALKGIDLAVREGERVALLGPNGAGKSTFLMHLNGTLRGEGELLLDGLAPTKQNLKKIRGLVGLVFQDPDDQLFLTTVFDDVAFGPINQGLNEAEVAAHVKDALEVVDMLWATSRSAHHLSFGEKKRVALATVLSMNPKILVLDEPTSNLDPRARKRLETLILELGHTMIIATHNLDFAWRTCDRSVILSGGKIVADAPTRELLVDRELLEAHGLELPLSAELEGLRG; the protein is encoded by the coding sequence TTGCATACTGTAATTCAAGCAGTCGGCTTGACCTATAGATACCCGGACGGGACCGCCGCGCTCAAAGGCATCGACCTTGCGGTGCGCGAGGGGGAGCGCGTCGCGCTCCTTGGCCCGAACGGCGCCGGAAAATCGACCTTCCTGATGCACTTGAACGGGACGCTCAGGGGCGAGGGCGAGCTTCTGTTAGACGGCCTGGCGCCGACCAAGCAGAACCTTAAGAAGATTCGCGGCCTCGTCGGCCTCGTCTTTCAAGACCCTGACGACCAGCTTTTTTTGACGACCGTCTTCGACGACGTCGCGTTCGGCCCGATAAACCAGGGTTTGAATGAGGCTGAGGTCGCAGCGCACGTAAAAGACGCCCTCGAGGTAGTCGATATGCTCTGGGCTACCAGCCGCTCGGCGCATCACCTAAGCTTCGGCGAGAAGAAGCGGGTGGCGCTAGCGACCGTCCTCTCGATGAACCCGAAGATACTCGTGCTCGATGAGCCGACCAGCAACCTCGACCCGCGGGCCAGAAAACGCCTGGAGACGCTTATCCTCGAACTCGGCCACACCATGATAATCGCCACCCACAACCTCGATTTCGCCTGGCGTACATGCGACCGCTCGGTGATTCTCTCGGGCGGCAAAATAGTAGCCGACGCCCCGACGCGGGAGCTGCTGGTCGATAGAGAGCTGCTTGAAGCCCACGGCTTGGAGCTGCCGCTCAGCGCGGAGCTGGAGGGGTTGCGGGGTTAA
- the lon gene encoding endopeptidase La has product MLEIGKEEIVIPEELPLIPLRDMIIFPNLVVPLFVGRERSINALEAAMKEEHIVALVTQKIADVQEPEIEDLYRLGTAATIMQELKIPDGTAKALVEGLSRIEIVEFTQTEPYFRVRIKVLDEEEEKDIEVEALMRNLVSQFERAASLGKPIPQEVLLATANIDEPSRLADFIAFHLSLKIDEKQRIIEAVNARERLERVSTFLSRELEILEIGSKIQSRVKEQLTKTQKEYFLREQLKAIHQELGIADEQAAEIDELRAKIKSAKMPKPVNEKALKELDRLAKMPQAAAESSVIRTYLDWLIGLPWQKKSKQKLDLKEASKILDEDHYGLEQVKKRVLEYLAVHKLTEKMRGPILCFVGPPGTGKTSIGKSIARSLGRKFVRISLGGVHDEAEIRGHRRTYVGALPGRIIQAIHQAGTKNPVFMLDEIDKVGADFRGDPTAALLEVLDPEQNFAFSDHYLEVPFDLSDVVFITTANMLETIQPALRDRMEVIPYSGYTEEDKVHIATEYLIPKQVETHGLNDKNILIEEAALRKIIREYTREAGVRDIERKIAGICRQVARKVVEGEKKRLKITQENLHDYLGPSRFRYGLAEEADEIGVATGLAWTEAGGDVLSVEATTLSGKGKLILTGHLGEVMRESAQAAVSYVRSRAEVLKIDKHFYSEFDTHIHVPGGAIPKDGPSAGITMATALASTLTKRPVKRELAMTGEITLRGRVLPIGGVKEKVLAAHRAGIKEIILPEENEKDLELVAKEVKEELKFHFVDHMDAVLELALRPETPSKRIRQPGKQA; this is encoded by the coding sequence ATGCTTGAAATAGGCAAAGAAGAAATAGTCATACCAGAAGAATTACCCCTAATCCCGCTGAGGGATATGATAATCTTTCCAAACCTAGTCGTACCCCTCTTCGTAGGAAGAGAACGGTCGATAAACGCGCTGGAAGCGGCGATGAAGGAAGAGCACATCGTTGCGCTGGTCACGCAGAAGATAGCCGATGTCCAGGAGCCGGAGATAGAAGACCTATACCGTCTCGGAACGGCAGCCACGATTATGCAGGAGCTGAAAATACCCGACGGCACGGCTAAAGCGCTTGTAGAAGGACTCAGCCGTATAGAGATCGTCGAGTTCACACAGACCGAGCCTTACTTCAGGGTCAGGATAAAGGTCTTGGACGAAGAAGAAGAAAAAGATATCGAGGTCGAGGCGCTCATGCGAAATCTCGTCTCGCAGTTCGAACGGGCGGCGAGCCTGGGCAAGCCGATACCGCAAGAGGTCTTGCTGGCTACCGCTAATATCGATGAGCCGAGCCGCCTCGCCGATTTTATCGCGTTCCATTTGAGCCTTAAGATAGATGAAAAACAGCGGATAATCGAAGCCGTCAACGCCCGCGAGCGCCTGGAGAGGGTCTCGACTTTCTTAAGCCGCGAGCTTGAGATACTCGAGATAGGCAGCAAGATACAGTCGCGCGTCAAAGAGCAGCTGACGAAGACCCAAAAAGAATATTTCCTGCGCGAGCAGCTAAAAGCCATCCACCAGGAACTCGGCATAGCGGACGAACAGGCCGCGGAGATAGATGAGCTGCGCGCCAAGATAAAATCGGCCAAGATGCCGAAGCCGGTCAACGAGAAGGCGCTCAAAGAACTCGATAGGCTGGCGAAGATGCCTCAAGCGGCCGCGGAGTCATCGGTCATTCGTACCTACCTCGATTGGCTCATCGGTTTGCCCTGGCAGAAAAAATCGAAGCAAAAACTCGACCTTAAAGAGGCGTCTAAGATACTCGATGAAGACCACTACGGTCTGGAGCAGGTCAAGAAGCGCGTACTCGAGTACCTTGCGGTCCATAAATTGACCGAGAAGATGCGCGGGCCAATCCTGTGCTTTGTCGGCCCGCCGGGAACCGGCAAGACCTCCATAGGTAAATCTATCGCGCGCTCTCTCGGGAGAAAGTTCGTGCGGATTTCGCTCGGCGGCGTCCATGACGAGGCCGAGATAAGGGGACACCGACGCACCTACGTCGGGGCGTTGCCCGGTCGCATCATCCAAGCCATACATCAGGCGGGGACCAAAAACCCGGTATTCATGCTCGACGAGATCGATAAAGTCGGGGCCGATTTCAGGGGCGACCCTACCGCGGCGCTCCTGGAGGTGCTCGACCCCGAGCAGAACTTCGCCTTCAGCGACCACTACCTAGAGGTCCCCTTCGACCTCTCCGACGTCGTCTTTATAACGACGGCGAATATGCTGGAGACCATACAGCCGGCGCTCAGAGACCGCATGGAGGTAATACCATACTCGGGCTACACTGAGGAAGACAAGGTACACATAGCGACCGAGTATCTCATCCCCAAGCAGGTAGAGACACATGGCTTAAATGACAAGAACATCTTGATAGAAGAAGCGGCGCTCCGGAAAATCATCCGTGAATATACACGGGAAGCCGGCGTGCGAGACATAGAGCGCAAAATAGCGGGTATTTGCCGCCAAGTGGCGCGAAAAGTCGTCGAAGGCGAGAAAAAGCGCTTGAAGATAACGCAAGAGAACCTCCACGATTACCTGGGGCCGAGCCGGTTCCGCTACGGGCTGGCCGAAGAAGCCGACGAGATCGGTGTCGCGACGGGGCTTGCCTGGACCGAAGCGGGCGGCGACGTCCTCTCCGTCGAGGCGACGACCTTGAGCGGCAAGGGCAAGCTGATTCTCACAGGCCACCTCGGCGAGGTCATGCGCGAGTCGGCGCAAGCGGCCGTGAGCTATGTGCGCTCCCGCGCCGAGGTTCTCAAAATCGACAAACATTTTTACAGCGAGTTCGACACGCACATCCACGTGCCCGGCGGCGCTATCCCCAAGGATGGTCCATCGGCCGGCATCACAATGGCGACGGCTTTGGCCTCGACGCTGACCAAGCGCCCGGTCAAACGCGAGCTGGCGATGACCGGCGAGATAACTTTGAGGGGCCGCGTACTCCCAATCGGCGGCGTCAAAGAAAAAGTTCTGGCCGCGCATCGGGCCGGCATCAAGGAGATAATCCTGCCCGAGGAGAACGAGAAGGACCTCGAACTCGTAGCCAAAGAGGTCAAAGAAGAACTCAAGTTTCACTTCGTCGATCACATGGACGCGGTACTCGAACTGGCGCTCAGGCCGGAGACACCCTCGAAACGGATACGGCAACCGGGAAAACAGGCGTAG
- the trxA gene encoding thioredoxin → MGENVVEVSEQTWDAEIIGSDKPVLVDFWAQWCAPCRIVAPVIEELAGEFLEKVKFAKLNVDDNPRIAGEFQVLSIPTFILFEKGEAKRRFMGAMPKERFVDELSEWLG, encoded by the coding sequence ATGGGAGAGAATGTGGTCGAAGTAAGCGAGCAGACGTGGGATGCGGAGATTATCGGTTCGGACAAGCCGGTTCTGGTCGATTTCTGGGCGCAGTGGTGCGCACCGTGCAGAATCGTCGCCCCGGTCATCGAGGAACTCGCCGGTGAATTCTTAGAGAAAGTAAAGTTCGCCAAGTTAAACGTCGATGATAACCCGCGCATAGCCGGCGAGTTTCAGGTGTTGAGCATCCCCACCTTCATCCTATTCGAAAAAGGCGAAGCTAAGCGGCGGTTCATGGGCGCGATGCCCAAAGAGAGATTTGTCGATGAACTCTCGGAGTGGCTTGGATAA
- a CDS encoding CooT family nickel-binding protein — protein sequence MCETNVYIEKDGEQEIFMKDVVSITPSGDKLLLIDLFGEQKQVKADFKELKLLDHMVILTPSE from the coding sequence ATGTGTGAGACAAACGTATATATCGAGAAGGACGGCGAGCAAGAGATATTCATGAAAGATGTCGTTTCGATAACGCCATCGGGCGATAAACTTCTCCTCATCGACCTTTTCGGAGAACAAAAGCAAGTCAAGGCCGATTTCAAAGAGCTGAAGCTCCTCGACCATATGGTTATTTTAACGCCGAGCGAATAG
- the trxB gene encoding thioredoxin-disulfide reductase has protein sequence MNNEYDVLIIGGGPAGLAAGLYAGRSMLKTKLFEKELIGGQASITDIIENYPGFPEGITGFELAEKMREQAQKFDVELDMSEVTSADLSGPLKKVTTPDGEYAAKAIIIASGVRPTKLDVPGAATLTGRGISYCATCDGPFFRDKRVMVIGGGNSAVEEAIYLTKFASKVTIIHRRDRLRAEKIVQDRAFKNEKIDFLLDSVLSGVSGENSVSAVTVKNVKTGEEREVGVEGIFVFVGNIPNTELFAGALSMDEAGYIITDDTLTASIPGVFAAGDVRKNNLKQVVWAAAEGALAAVSAEKFIET, from the coding sequence TTGAATAACGAATATGATGTGCTGATAATCGGTGGCGGGCCCGCCGGCCTGGCCGCCGGCCTTTACGCGGGGCGCTCGATGCTCAAGACCAAACTTTTCGAAAAAGAACTTATCGGGGGGCAGGCCTCGATTACGGATATTATCGAAAACTACCCCGGTTTTCCCGAGGGCATCACCGGGTTCGAGCTTGCCGAAAAGATGCGCGAGCAAGCGCAAAAATTCGATGTCGAGCTGGATATGAGCGAGGTCACCTCGGCGGATTTGAGTGGTCCGCTAAAGAAAGTAACGACTCCCGACGGTGAGTATGCCGCTAAAGCGATTATTATCGCTAGCGGCGTGCGCCCGACCAAGCTCGATGTACCGGGCGCGGCGACGCTTACCGGGCGCGGCATCTCGTACTGCGCCACTTGCGACGGCCCGTTCTTTAGGGACAAGCGGGTCATGGTCATCGGCGGCGGCAACTCGGCCGTTGAAGAAGCTATCTACCTGACGAAATTCGCGAGCAAAGTCACGATTATACACCGGCGCGACCGACTTCGCGCCGAGAAAATAGTCCAAGACCGCGCGTTCAAGAACGAAAAGATCGACTTTCTGCTCGATTCGGTGCTCTCTGGGGTGTCCGGCGAGAACTCGGTCTCAGCGGTCACGGTAAAAAACGTCAAGACCGGTGAGGAAAGAGAGGTCGGCGTCGAAGGCATCTTCGTCTTCGTCGGGAACATCCCCAACACCGAACTCTTCGCGGGCGCGCTCAGTATGGACGAGGCCGGCTATATTATCACCGATGATACGTTGACCGCTTCCATCCCGGGCGTCTTCGCCGCGGGCGACGTCAGAAAGAATAACTTAAAGCAGGTAGTGTGGGCTGCCGCCGAGGGGGCGCTCGCCGCGGTATCCGCCGAAAAATTCATAGAGACTTAA
- the cbiQ gene encoding cobalt ECF transporter T component CbiQ has product MDSQHTHDDNEIHFHDHAHGAVTHRHAHYHQHAHEKAADKKLQEAHRHTHTYSFELYAYADSPIHRLDARTKTIALVALILAVVLTPAAEVWRFGLYFTAITLLYMIAGVPITFGVKRSLIVLPFVLFAGALLVFMPDKPHPETYNLGFARYSITHGGLYTLFNALIKSWLSVLTTILLYSTTPFPKFVKGLELIRVPQVLTMLFSFLYRFMWVLTSEVKTMMRARDARAFGGGRIWHLKIIGQMVGSLFIRSYERAERVYAAMSARGYDGTIKTLEVPAFAARDAVFTVLFFVTLSIILFWRL; this is encoded by the coding sequence ATGGATTCGCAACACACGCACGATGACAATGAGATACACTTTCACGACCACGCGCACGGGGCGGTTACGCATCGCCATGCCCACTATCACCAGCACGCCCATGAGAAAGCCGCCGACAAAAAGCTTCAAGAGGCGCACCGGCATACGCACACCTACTCATTCGAACTATACGCATACGCCGACTCCCCCATCCACCGCTTAGACGCGCGGACCAAAACGATAGCGCTCGTCGCGCTTATCCTGGCGGTCGTGCTTACCCCGGCGGCGGAAGTTTGGCGCTTCGGCCTGTACTTCACCGCGATAACGCTGCTCTATATGATAGCCGGAGTGCCGATTACCTTTGGTGTAAAGCGCTCGCTCATCGTCCTCCCTTTCGTGCTCTTTGCGGGGGCGCTCCTGGTGTTTATGCCGGACAAGCCCCACCCCGAAACCTATAATCTGGGATTCGCGCGCTACTCGATAACGCACGGGGGTCTCTACACCCTCTTCAACGCGCTCATTAAATCGTGGCTTTCGGTGCTGACGACAATACTTCTCTACTCGACGACGCCGTTTCCTAAATTCGTCAAGGGGCTAGAGCTTATCCGGGTGCCGCAGGTCTTAACGATGCTCTTCTCGTTTCTCTACCGCTTCATGTGGGTGCTGACGAGCGAGGTCAAGACGATGATGCGCGCCAGGGACGCACGCGCTTTCGGGGGAGGACGCATCTGGCACCTCAAAATCATCGGGCAAATGGTTGGGAGTCTCTTTATCCGCTCCTACGAGCGCGCCGAGCGGGTCTACGCGGCGATGTCGGCGCGGGGTTACGACGGGACGATAAAGACCCTCGAAGTGCCGGCGTTTGCCGCCCGCGACGCGGTATTCACCGTGCTCTTTTTCGTGACGCTATCGATTATTTTATTCTGGAGGCTCTAG
- a CDS encoding energy-coupling factor ABC transporter permease, whose translation MHIPDGFLDTKTWVTTAAAAGIAITYAVRRANQELEEKDPPLMGVLAAFIFAAQMLNFPVAGGTSGHFLGAALAAILIGPWRAMLVMLSVVGVQAFLFGDGGISALGANVFNMAIIAPSVAYLIYGVIKRFSTPVAAFSAGLVSTVVTALVVAVELYLSGTAPLAITASLMTGWHIVIGAAEGLITATTIGYLARVRPDLIQGNAALDVRSIAVFSSISIALAVFLSPLASSLPDGLERVAHDLGFIDRATGLFNSLIPDYAVPGLRNEWLATGLAGLVGVCIALGVGFGLAGIARRRQVGGETG comes from the coding sequence ATGCATATCCCCGATGGATTCCTGGACACGAAGACATGGGTGACGACAGCGGCGGCGGCGGGCATCGCGATAACCTATGCGGTACGCCGTGCCAACCAAGAGTTGGAAGAGAAAGACCCGCCGCTCATGGGCGTCCTCGCGGCGTTCATCTTCGCGGCGCAGATGCTCAACTTCCCGGTCGCCGGCGGCACCTCGGGCCATTTCCTCGGGGCAGCACTCGCGGCGATTCTCATCGGCCCGTGGAGGGCGATGCTCGTGATGCTCTCGGTCGTCGGCGTCCAGGCATTTCTCTTCGGCGACGGCGGCATCAGCGCGCTCGGGGCCAACGTGTTCAACATGGCGATTATAGCCCCCTCCGTCGCGTATCTAATCTACGGCGTGATAAAACGTTTCAGCACTCCGGTGGCGGCATTTTCGGCCGGGCTGGTATCTACGGTAGTCACGGCGCTCGTTGTCGCGGTCGAACTCTATTTATCCGGCACGGCGCCGCTGGCGATAACCGCCTCGCTCATGACCGGCTGGCATATCGTCATCGGGGCGGCCGAGGGTCTTATCACTGCTACCACCATCGGCTACCTAGCCAGAGTCCGGCCCGACCTTATCCAAGGCAATGCCGCGCTCGACGTGCGAAGCATCGCCGTCTTTTCGTCGATATCGATCGCGCTCGCGGTATTTCTGTCGCCGCTCGCATCCTCACTCCCCGACGGTCTCGAGCGGGTCGCGCACGACCTCGGTTTCATCGATAGGGCGACCGGTCTTTTTAATTCGCTCATTCCCGACTACGCCGTTCCGGGGCTGCGAAACGAGTGGCTGGCGACCGGCCTGGCCGGCCTGGTGGGCGTCTGTATCGCGCTAGGCGTCGGCTTCGGGCTCGCCGGCATTGCCAGGCGCCGGCAGGTTGGTGGAGAGACCGGCTAG